A stretch of DNA from Ricinus communis isolate WT05 ecotype wild-type chromosome 4, ASM1957865v1, whole genome shotgun sequence:
CGTTCCATTCATAACCGTCAGATCATTAAGGCCGAGAGGTGGATCTTGCAATCAAGCTCCCTTCTGTCTTTGCATTAGAGAGCTAATTTCTATCTGGCCATAGAAAACCTTTgcacttaaaaaaaatataaaaaaatatataatattttatattatcataatttcaaatattttattttttctacataaaaaatatatgcattataacattaaaaataaataagttattgttgaaaaattttaatttgaaagatttttatttttttaattttaattaattatcattatcatattatttatatctaataatatgagtttaactcttaattttttaaccaTTATATTAGAGTATAAATGCTACTAATTTGATGaaatttatatgataattaaagaataatataataaattattactttaaattaatattattagatatAAATAATGCAGTAACAGCAGTTGATCACAGTATAGATGTTGaatcattataaatataaaatttttaaatttttactgtatttataattatatattattttttatctaaaattataaaattataaaagaggaaaccatatataattatttttacttgtccctatcaaattttcaaaaaagaagGATGAATCCTTTATTTGATGCATTAAATACGTTGAAGGGTAAACttaaagaaagataataagGAATGGagataattttcatattaaaagggtattatgtatttttattatcattgtttaaaaaaaaaaattatttaaatatatataaaaaatttgaaaaataaaatacatattatttatttaatataaaaatactttaattattcaaatataaatgtCTGAAACGACTgctctttcttaattttaacgTACCATGACAGCTTCTAACGTGTTCCTGccagaaaatatatatttattcgTTGGAAGCTGCACCTTGGATCTGATATCCATGTACGGCTATGAAATGGTCAGATCTGTAGAGTTTCTCAAGGttaaataagtataaaaattctaaaatcagaTTTGTGTATGTTAGTATTTACCTTgcactataaaaaatatatatatatatatatataataaattagattcataattaaataaaaaattaacctatACCTTGGactagtttaaaaataaaacagcaatttctcattaatagttagtttttaacagtttattaatttttttatgcattagtatttattgaattatattgtaaaaattaattttttgataatagATGGATATGTATATAATAGTGCGTTGAGCTGGGAgataaaaaagacaaaatttGTACTCCACATcgtaagtttattttttattttacagagtttttatataattatctcggtaattttaaaatttagatttataatttaattaaaataatttattagcaagtaatatacaatattttgaatttatttctttcacataTTACTTTAATTTCGGAATACTATTtcagataatgatataaaacatatatcaTGGAATCAATTTATTTACGTATAAATCTAGAGTTAGTGTTCTTCATAGCCGTGCTATTTCATTAGTGTCAAAAAGTTTATTTGATtacctaaagaaaataaaaaaaaataacgaGTGGGTAAAGTTGATACCACTTCACAACCGTAGGATCTGCACACATCACCAGATTACTCGTCACATGTGTAAACAAGACAACCATTTAATAAGCTGTCGGCTTCtattttatcaccctaaaccaattactttttatctaaatattttaaattattacatttattctaatataataaataaataaaaaataatattacattaaatatgtaaaaatgtaagtaattgaattgaaataaaaaaaaattcgtcaatttctcttttttggaaATCAGGTCAAATTTAAACTTCAAATCTGCAATCTGACAAGTCTTCTTTATATTCTTGCCTAGGGTTTCTCTAAGAGGTGGTTTAGGCCATTTCTGCatctcttctttcctttttttttttttttttcggttactccataattattttttgaaacactaaatatcttttgagattaattaattatactatttactctcaatattatttatttttgagataTTATTCTATATACTATTTATCTTTTGAGATTTATTAGTTGTATTATTTCAAATCAATATTGTTTATCTTTTGAATTTCACTGttacactaatttttttaatttcagtttaaaatcaaattaagtatatgttttaaatcttattttattttactaacatatctgtaaatattttattaatttattattattgaaagcTTTAAGAATggtaaatgagaaaaaaatttaatactacagACCTAAAATGAATAGGAAACGTGTCCATCTCCTTCAATCTTTcgcaatttcttctttttcattgcCTTCACCTGTCCATCTTCTTCATCAATctcttatcttttttttcacCTGTTCATCTTCTTCCTCAATCTCTATTATTTCtctcctcttcctcttctatATGAGCTCAAGCATTACCCATTTTTCAATCTCCACCACTGTTATTTTCATGTACCAATTATTTTCACCACACAATTCAAACGGATGTCTGTCTCCTTGTCACCcagttttataaaatcattaaaactaaacaaagaaaatagaggAGACATGAATAGGAATTAAAGGGGGGAATTTGCATATGAAGGTGGTGGCAGTACATAACTTTTGGAAATTCaggaaaattattataattttaaaactgAGAGACTATGAATTTCCCCTTTCTCTACAACCAAAACGCAcaggaaaaacaaaagaagaaaaaggtgTAATTCAATCTAGAAGATTCATAacatttttgtttgatttgtcctttcttttaattatgctgtattatatttaattatatcttttcaaaagaaaatgttttgtaaaaaatttgattgtatattttgaaagcttataaatattttaaaaagaaataaaattttactatcgTAAGAGTTTGGCTTTACTGTTCTTTAATTATACTGACAGAGAAGTAAAGTTAGTAAGAAGGAAACAACAGAACATAttcagtatgagaaacaaaTATGCATAAAAAAGACAATGACTCCAAGATAGCAAGTCTTTCTTACGAGGGAAGgtatcttaaataaaattaattagttattactctcttttttttcttttttcttttttatgtaaaGATGTAAAAATAGTACGAGAATCATTCAcaattatcttaaaatatatatatatatatatatataatcttttatttcatattaatgaacgttttatagtattttatttaaattaaaaataatttaataaatttaattacaagaaataacaaattaaatgatattatattttatatatttttaaaattatattcttctatgaattcataatataaaatcttagaaattaatagttttttaaatatagaaataaaaaattattgaaattcttttattttgaaaatgataatTGTAATGAAAAgtgtatataatttttatttcttttatcttcatTACGTTGagcatttaaatttttattttattgtatgaGGACCAtagtatttcttttgtttggattaaatcttttttgCATGTCTTATGAGATTATTGTTTATATTATAGAGTTAttgtactttttatttttatgtttattaaaaatactatatttttaattaaaataaaataaaaatttaaaaatttaataaaataaaatttgaatatttataaataataaatattttattatctaaatttaataaatatatatatatacatatatatattaattactgatcggtccaaattatgtatagatatttaagaatattttaaagctttaatgatatatttctatatataaaatggtgaaaatatgtgctTTTGCCTCACTTAaacttaattgtctattttcaggaatattagcaaaaagaggaaaatatggagctaaaagaagTTTAATGGGATATATTCGTGCCAAGGCCCAAGATTAAGATGCATGGACTGCTAATTATAAGGCTCAAGGGATATTTtcgtcattttgtataattattaggatttatattaagagttatttatgaaatAGTATTTGATGGAGATTAAGATATTTTAAGTCTTATAtcttagatagacttatattagtatactcatctctagagagatttatttataggaggactctcctctatataaatctctacaaggaacaaggaaggaagaaggaaggaggtgagttttctcctacctgctctctacacctgccatcattattctctccataattctctacagttctgcataaacactttagttttagctttcattgttcttttagaATCTAatgagcttttcaagaagtggagactgaGGACCAAgcttcttcctacttgaagaaattctggaTCTTGAGGGAgctttttactttcttatttttgtctttctatttaataccatgattattaggttaaatatgttaagctagtttttataagtatttagtttagtctttctgtttttgtatgaaccttgttatttatttttttaatgaatgatttctttaccttcatatctttattagtttcagttattattgttagttaaccatcatattaatttagcaatagtaattgttatgaaaatctttaggtttaaaagtattagaaacatcatctttactttaatctatgttggtataagaaacctaagttgcatcattagcttgagtgatttagggaaaagacacatcaccgtctcattcattagatctaggcttaaaataaaacaagaaaattactgagtaaatggctagattaaatactatttttagcatataggtttagatcataagcatttgcatttgcattgcatatttatttattgtttagttactttactttatgaccATTATCCTCTCAAACAaatgatttagagtgtttagatttacttttattgttttgtgttgataattagtctttataataagtggcctcatagttccttgagagatcgacctcgtggtgaacttactcttactataggaacggttcgtgcacttgcgagtactaaaaaagacacatcaagttttggcgtcgttgccggggaactgtgtccaaatttattatattgattgattatCCAAAGTATCTTGTGTTTGTTagtttgttttgtgttttgtgatttattttgtttatgtgtctttgttttgtttgtttgttttgtattttattttttattttgtttatgtgtttttgttttgttttaaaattttatttttaatctgaaattttcttttgttttgtataCTTAGCAGGAAACAACTAGAAGAAGAATCAACAGAAGAACTTGATATCATGACAAACCCACCAAGAGAAGTAGAAGCTGAAAGGCGAATGACTATGAAAGATTATGCAATGCCTACAATTGGTAACACTACTTCATGCATAGTTCTAGATGATACATTTAGGAATTATGAACTTAAGagcattcattttaatatgtttcCTTCATTTTATGGTATGCTTAGTGAGGATGCATTAACATtcattaaagaattttatgcATAGTTCATACTTTCCCATTATCTGGACGTAATAAGGATCAACTAAGAATGAGGTGTTTCCCTTATTCattgaaagaaagagcaaaggcttggttaatgaccttgcctcctaattctttgagaaattggaatgaaatttatcaaaagtttATGAGTAGATTTTACTCACAgcaaaagaccaaagaattaAGAGGTGAGATTTCCTGCTAAAATCTTGAATAACGTTTTGGGTTGGCTATGTACTAGCATTAGATTTATGAGATTGGATCTACTGCTGCTTTCCAGCATGAGAATTCGTGCACGAATTTGGTGAACGAGAATGGTGCACATTAGATGAGAGGAAGACATATACATGGATTGATTCCCTGTTAATTTCCAAATcagaaatttgtaaatatagatATTGGCTGAATACAATTTTCCATTTTAACTCACTACTTTGAAACAGGAAGGAGGGTTAGGAACCCATCGGAAGTTCTACGCCAAGATTCAAGCTCTTACGTTATCACCGGGGGACGACCAGGAGGACCAATATCATGGCACTAAAGGAAGCTCCGAAGAATAAACATGGTTGCGTGCTCAAAAGACATGGAACTATACGTTGTGCTTTTGTATGCTTATGCAGTTTTCTTGGTGGGATTTCTAAAGAATTTAAGAcaacattttttaaaataagggTTCAATTAATCCACCCAAAATGAAGGACCAATTTGGCCTTTTGGCCTAAAAAGAATGTAGGCAACAGGATTGATTAAATGAACAATATCTTGTAAAACATATAGAGtgattataagaaatataGTATAAATTTCTGTTTAATTTTCATTCATTAGTTTCATACGATTGCATGTGCATCTTATGAAGGGAAACACATTAGTTTATTATTCTGATGAGACATTTTCTGGAATGATCAAacaaatttgatggattcttaCCAACCTATGCATTCTATGAATGACCCTTATTCCAATACATATAATACAGGTTGGAGAAACCATCCAAAATTTTCTTGGAAATACAATGACCAAAACCCACCACAATtattgagaaatcaaaatcaacctcattACCAAGACCAATATTCTCAATTCCAAAGGGACTCCAATCCTTTCTTTCAAGATCAAGAACAAACTCTTCGATCTAATGAACAAAGGAAGCCAAGTTTGGAAGAAACACTTCAATCATTTATGATAGCTTCTCATGATAGGATGGAGaggaatgagaaaaagacagaTTCCATTGAGGCTTCACTAAAACGTTTAGAAGCTCAAATGGAACAAATTGTTGAAGAGCTCAATAAAGAGGAACTATCAAGTCAATCTGAACAAGCCAATTCCATTATTACTATTAGAAGAGGTGAGGTTGTCGATAATATTACCATGGAAACTTAAaggaatttttcttcttatacaGGTACACCTAAAAATGATGGATTAGTGCAAAGCAATGAGGAAAGTAtacaaaaggaagaaaaagtagAGCCTAATCTTAGGctggagaagaaagaaaaggaagcatTTTCTggatctgaatttcataaGGCAGCTCAGTCTTATAGACCCTCTATTCCTTTTCTAAACCAACCCAAAGAGAGCAAAAATGatgattttttttgaaagtatTGAGATGCTCTCTAAAGTTAATACTAACTTACCTTTGTTGGATGTTATCAGGAATAAACCAGCTCATGCAAAATTCTTTGAAGAGTTGAACACCAATAAAAGGCGATATACGAACAACGAAAAAGTACAAGTAGCAAGTGTAATGCTTCAACATCAATTGCCCCTTAAAATGAAGGATCCTGGTAGCTTCACCATTTATATTACAATAGGTGATAAAAAACATACAAAAGCCATGTTAGATTTGGAAGCAAGCATCAACTTGATGCCTTATACGATGTAGAATGACTTGGCTTGGGAGAGTTGAAGCCTACCACTATGGCTCTACAAGTTGCAAACATATCGATAAAATACCCTAAAGGTATAGTGGAAGACTTGCTAGTGCAAGTAGGTAAGTTAATAATTCCAGTTGATATTGTAGTACTTGACATGGAAAATACACCAACAAGGGATAAAGAGCAAACCATACTCCTTGGTAGACCTTTCATGGCAACTACTAGAACTGTGATTGATATGCATGATGGAAAACTTATCATGACAGTTTTAGGAGAAACTGTGGAATTTAAATTGTTTGATTTTCTAACTTTATCTCCTAAATCTACTATTGATAAgtgttcatataattatttaaattctcTTGTTTATGAACAATTATATGATGATATTCCATTCTTAATTGACAAGAGTTTTCGTGACACTTTAGATGTTCgcattaaaagtataaagcCATACTTAAAAGGAATGGCTTATGACGAAGAGGTGGAGTACGCAGATGAACGCCCACCATGAGCATAATCAGGAATGTCTAGCTATAGACAATAAACTTagcaattgtatttttatttttatgtatttaagttattattattattatttttatttttttaatttttttttattttatgtttatcttGTAGGCTTGTATTTGATCCCCAAAAGGCAATATGTCTCCATTTGAAGCAATTAAAGCTCCTTCAAAAAAAACATTGAGCGAGCCATGTTGGCGAACTAATTTTCACACCGCCCGCAGAGCGCGGACGCTGGCCGAGGCGTGGAGGGCCGCTGGCCGGCGGCAGAAGAAGCGGCAGGCCACATGCCCACAGCAGAGCGGCGGCGTGCATCCACGGCCCGCAGAGGCGGCGGCAACGCACGCCCGCGGCATCGGCAGACACTAACGGGCCCACAGCATAGGCACGCAGCGTGAACGAACGGGCTCGCAGTGTAGGCACGCAGCGTGAACGAACGGGCTCGCAGCGGGCGCAGCCTTGACGCGgctgtaaaaataaaaattgagcaaaaattaaaataattaaatccaagAAATTGGGTTTagttatgaattatttttagttaaaatactctcttttaaaattaaatatatatctatctCCTCCACATAAATAGTCATATTATTGATCtaggactttattttaaattttattctagaatttatatttatttattaggatctaacttttaattatcttaggatttaatctttctagtatagtttattattttt
This window harbors:
- the LOC125369864 gene encoding uncharacterized protein LOC125369864 — protein: MTNPPREVEAERRMTMKDYAMPTIGNTTSCIVLDDTFRNYELKSIHFNMFPSFYGWRNHPKFSWKYNDQNPPQLLRNQNQPHYQDQYSQFQRDSNPFFQDQEQTLRSNEQRKPSLEETLQSFMIASHDRMERNEKKTDSIEASLKRLEAQMEQIVEELNKEELSSQSEQANSIITIRRGTPKNDGLVQSNEESIQKEEKVEPNLRLEKKEKEAFSGSEFHKAAQNKPAHAKFFEELNTNKRRYTNNEKVQVASVMLQHQLPLKMKDPGSFTIYITIGDKKHTKAMLDLEASINLMPYTM